A part of Caldalkalibacillus uzonensis genomic DNA contains:
- a CDS encoding molybdopterin biosynthesis protein encodes MERTIYLEDVPRKEALRQLLHHFRTPREVEWVPTIKALGRVTAEPIYAHLSMPHYHASAMDGIAVRAEETFGAHEQRPKQLVQGESFEYVDTGDPIPAGYNAVIMIEHVRELAEGRVEIIEPATPWQHIRPVGEDVVSGEMLLPQGHVIRPVDQGALLAGGILSVPVVKKPVVSIIPTGSELVQPTVDVTPGQIIEFNGTVFAGYIEQWGGSPRYYGIVKDDPEQIKAAILECAETSDIVVLNAGSSAGSEDYTVHLISELGEVFTHGVATRPGKPVVLGKVGDTPVIGLPGYPVSAYLTLEWFVQPLICQYLGLTVPSRAKLDVTLGRRLVSTMGSEDFVRMNIGYVNGKYIANPLTRAAGVTMSLVRADGLLIIPSESLGYEQGEKVTLELYKPVETIRKSILFSGSHDLSIDLLSSLIKERDQDRQIISSHTGSMAGLMAIKKGEAHVAGIHLLDEQSGMYNVPFVRRYLKDQDVVLVRFLQREQGWIVPKGNPHHIHSVRDIVEQNLLYVNRQRGAGTRILFDALLAEHDLSSDDVRGYGREMFSHLNVAAAVKEGTADVGLGIYSAAKALDLDFVPVADESYDLLMSREFYESEGGQLLLDVMVSEAFKIQIEQLGGYKVKDIGQLIPLL; translated from the coding sequence ATGGAACGGACTATATATTTAGAAGATGTGCCCAGAAAAGAGGCACTCAGGCAGCTACTTCATCATTTTAGGACCCCGCGGGAAGTGGAATGGGTACCGACCATCAAGGCATTAGGCAGAGTGACAGCTGAGCCCATCTATGCCCACTTGTCCATGCCCCATTATCATGCTTCAGCCATGGATGGCATTGCGGTCAGGGCTGAAGAGACATTCGGTGCCCATGAACAACGCCCCAAGCAGTTGGTTCAGGGAGAATCATTTGAGTATGTGGACACTGGTGATCCAATTCCAGCAGGTTATAATGCCGTGATTATGATTGAACACGTCCGGGAGCTGGCTGAGGGCAGGGTCGAAATTATCGAACCAGCCACGCCCTGGCAACATATCCGTCCTGTTGGGGAAGATGTGGTCAGCGGGGAGATGCTGCTGCCGCAGGGTCACGTGATCCGTCCTGTTGATCAAGGGGCATTGTTGGCTGGCGGCATCCTTTCTGTACCTGTGGTCAAAAAACCTGTGGTTTCCATTATTCCCACGGGAAGTGAACTGGTTCAGCCAACCGTTGATGTGACACCAGGCCAAATCATTGAGTTTAATGGCACCGTTTTCGCCGGCTATATCGAACAATGGGGAGGTTCACCCCGCTATTATGGGATTGTCAAAGATGATCCGGAACAGATCAAGGCTGCTATTTTGGAATGTGCAGAAACATCCGATATTGTTGTACTTAATGCCGGATCTTCAGCAGGTTCTGAAGATTATACCGTGCATCTCATCTCTGAGCTGGGTGAGGTATTCACGCATGGTGTGGCCACCCGACCTGGCAAGCCTGTGGTGCTAGGCAAAGTAGGAGATACCCCTGTGATCGGTTTGCCTGGCTATCCAGTTTCTGCTTACCTGACGTTGGAATGGTTTGTCCAACCGCTCATTTGTCAGTACTTAGGTTTGACTGTCCCCAGTAGGGCAAAACTGGACGTTACCTTGGGCAGACGTCTTGTGTCCACTATGGGTTCAGAAGACTTTGTCCGTATGAACATCGGCTACGTGAATGGCAAATATATTGCCAACCCCCTGACAAGGGCTGCGGGGGTGACCATGTCTCTGGTCCGAGCGGACGGTTTGCTGATAATTCCTTCTGAAAGCCTGGGCTATGAACAGGGAGAAAAAGTGACCTTGGAACTTTACAAGCCTGTGGAAACCATCCGCAAATCGATTTTGTTTAGTGGCAGTCATGATTTGTCTATTGATTTGTTATCTTCGTTAATTAAGGAACGTGATCAGGACAGGCAAATTATCTCCTCTCATACTGGCAGCATGGCCGGGTTGATGGCCATTAAGAAAGGGGAAGCCCATGTGGCAGGTATTCATCTCCTGGATGAACAGAGCGGTATGTACAACGTCCCATTTGTCAGACGTTATCTAAAAGATCAGGATGTGGTACTGGTTCGCTTTTTGCAGCGTGAGCAAGGGTGGATCGTACCCAAAGGCAATCCCCATCATATCCACTCTGTCCGTGATATTGTTGAACAAAACCTGCTTTACGTGAACCGGCAAAGGGGAGCGGGAACCAGAATTCTGTTTGATGCACTCCTGGCAGAGCATGATTTGTCTTCTGATGATGTGCGTGGCTACGGGCGTGAAATGTTCTCCCATCTTAATGTAGCAGCTGCGGTCAAGGAAGGAACGGCTGATGTGGGATTGGGTATCTACTCAGCTGCCAAAGCATTGGACTTGGATTTTGTTCCAGTAGCTGATGAATCTTACGACTTGCTGATGTCCCGTGAGTTTTACGAAAGTGAAGGAGGACAACTGTTATTGGACGTCATGGTTTCTGAGGCGTTTAAGATCCAAATCGAGCAATTGGGCGGTTATAAAGTTAAAGATATTGGTCAATTAATTCCCCTTTTATAG
- a CDS encoding ubiquitin-like small modifier protein 1, with the protein MKIKVFANFRDICGGKSVTINLSPPQTVESVLDALIAQFPAMQEELFTEHKTLKPLVHVFVNGQNIIHLNGLETKVAANDEIALFPPVAGG; encoded by the coding sequence ATGAAGATTAAAGTATTTGCCAACTTTCGGGACATTTGCGGAGGAAAAAGTGTAACCATAAACCTTTCCCCGCCGCAAACGGTTGAGTCTGTTCTAGATGCCCTGATTGCCCAGTTTCCGGCCATGCAAGAGGAGTTGTTCACGGAACACAAAACACTTAAGCCTTTGGTCCATGTCTTTGTCAACGGCCAAAATATTATCCATCTCAACGGGCTTGAGACAAAAGTAGCTGCCAACGATGAAATTGCCCTGTTTCCTCCTGTTGCCGGAGGGTAA
- a CDS encoding molybdopterin molybdotransferase MoeA, with protein MQFYNVKSVEETLAIIKQHVAPINATVTLPLPEARGHVLAEDIIAPEDVPGFDRSTVDGYAVKAQDTYGSSESTPQFLEVVGEIEMGEEVTQRLQGGQAMAIPTGGMLPPGSDSVIMVEYCENMDGLLNTYRQVAPMENVIQKGEDIRQGDKLLAKGTRLRAQELGALASLGITEVTVYRPIRVGYLSSGDEIVPFQTKRLQVGQVRDINQLTIAALVEEWGGEVILGGIVPDEYETFKWTAQRLFEQVDFLVLSGGSSVGAKDYTTEVIQSLGDPGVLVHGVSIKPGKPTIFSMAGNKPVLGLPGHPASAMLIFLLFGQTAMGRLQGETEHNIPRRIEARITQNIASSPGRSDYIRVRLVEREGEWWAEPVLGKSGLISTLVASDGVVEIASVKEGVRQGEWVPVLLLR; from the coding sequence ATGCAATTTTACAATGTGAAATCGGTAGAAGAAACCTTGGCCATTATCAAGCAACACGTCGCTCCGATCAATGCAACAGTAACCCTGCCCCTTCCGGAGGCTAGGGGTCATGTTTTGGCGGAAGATATTATTGCTCCAGAAGATGTCCCTGGTTTTGACCGTTCCACTGTGGATGGCTATGCAGTAAAAGCACAGGACACATACGGCTCTAGTGAATCAACCCCCCAATTTTTGGAGGTCGTCGGGGAGATTGAGATGGGAGAAGAGGTCACGCAACGCCTGCAAGGCGGGCAAGCGATGGCTATTCCTACGGGAGGAATGCTTCCGCCTGGAAGTGACAGTGTCATTATGGTGGAATACTGTGAAAATATGGATGGTCTGTTAAATACATACCGGCAAGTTGCGCCCATGGAAAATGTGATTCAAAAGGGTGAAGATATCCGCCAAGGGGATAAACTGCTGGCTAAAGGTACCCGTTTGCGGGCTCAAGAACTGGGTGCCCTCGCTTCACTGGGGATCACGGAAGTGACTGTCTACCGTCCGATACGGGTTGGGTATTTATCCTCGGGAGATGAAATTGTCCCTTTCCAAACAAAGAGATTGCAAGTGGGACAAGTGAGGGATATCAACCAGCTGACCATTGCTGCCCTAGTAGAAGAGTGGGGCGGGGAGGTTATTTTAGGAGGCATTGTACCTGATGAGTATGAGACATTTAAATGGACAGCACAACGCTTATTTGAACAGGTGGATTTTCTGGTCCTTTCCGGTGGCAGTTCTGTGGGAGCAAAAGATTACACCACTGAAGTGATCCAATCCCTGGGTGACCCCGGTGTGTTGGTGCACGGTGTATCCATTAAACCGGGAAAACCTACGATTTTCAGTATGGCTGGCAACAAGCCTGTGCTGGGATTACCGGGACATCCGGCCTCGGCGATGTTGATTTTTCTTTTATTCGGGCAGACAGCTATGGGCCGATTACAAGGTGAAACAGAGCACAACATCCCCCGTCGGATTGAAGCCCGCATCACCCAAAATATTGCCTCCAGCCCAGGGCGTTCCGATTACATTCGTGTTCGTCTGGTTGAGCGGGAAGGGGAATGGTGGGCTGAGCCTGTGTTGGGTAAATCAGGCCTGATTTCCACCCTGGTTGCCAGTGACGGTGTAGTTGAAATTGCTTCAGTTAAAGAAGGTGTACGGCAAGGGGAATGGGTTCCGGTTTTGTTATTGCGCTAA
- the moaA gene encoding GTP 3',8-cyclase MoaA, which yields MTGKGPEHVLDRLKRPLRDLRISVTDKCNFRCRYCMPEEIFGPDYPFLPQEKLLTFEEMTRLVRIFASLGVKKIRITGGEPLLRRELPTLIGMIRKLEGIEDIALTTNGSLLPKFATQLKAAGLNRVTVSLDSLDDERFGKINGRGFKVRDVLKGIEAAEEAGLGIKINMVVQRGVNDQDILPMARYFREKGHILRFIEFMDVGNSNGWRLEHVVPSREIVKMINTEMPIEPVDPNYYGEVASRYRYKGTDTEIGFISSVTEAFCSTCTRARLSAEGALYTCLFATAGTDLRTPLRQGETDEQLKKRIVDVWHKRKDRYSEERLQNTNALKRKKVEMYHIGG from the coding sequence ATGACGGGGAAAGGCCCTGAACATGTGTTGGACCGGCTAAAACGGCCATTAAGAGACTTACGTATTTCAGTGACTGACAAATGTAATTTCCGGTGCAGATATTGTATGCCAGAGGAAATTTTTGGTCCAGATTATCCGTTTCTCCCACAGGAAAAGCTGTTGACGTTTGAAGAAATGACCCGCCTGGTGCGTATTTTTGCCTCTTTAGGTGTCAAAAAGATTCGTATTACTGGTGGAGAACCATTGCTGAGAAGGGAGCTCCCCACCTTAATCGGCATGATCAGAAAGTTAGAGGGCATTGAAGATATTGCCCTAACCACCAACGGTTCCTTGTTGCCCAAATTTGCCACTCAACTTAAAGCAGCAGGATTAAACAGAGTGACCGTCAGCTTGGACAGCTTGGACGATGAACGTTTCGGGAAAATCAACGGCCGCGGATTTAAGGTGCGTGATGTGTTGAAAGGGATAGAAGCAGCTGAGGAGGCTGGCTTGGGCATTAAAATTAATATGGTCGTGCAGAGAGGGGTCAATGATCAGGATATTCTGCCCATGGCTCGCTACTTTCGAGAAAAAGGCCATATTTTGCGTTTTATTGAATTTATGGATGTGGGCAACTCCAACGGTTGGCGGCTGGAGCATGTAGTCCCCAGCCGGGAGATCGTCAAGATGATTAATACCGAGATGCCTATCGAACCCGTTGATCCCAATTACTATGGAGAGGTGGCCTCACGGTACCGTTATAAAGGAACAGATACAGAAATCGGCTTTATTTCTTCAGTGACCGAAGCCTTTTGTTCCACCTGTACACGGGCCCGGCTGTCAGCAGAAGGCGCCTTGTATACCTGCCTGTTTGCCACAGCAGGCACCGACTTGCGCACCCCATTACGCCAGGGTGAAACTGATGAACAGCTGAAGAAGCGTATTGTTGATGTGTGGCACAAGCGGAAGGACCGCTACTCGGAAGAGCGCCTTCAGAACACGAATGCCTTGAAGCGTAAAAAGGTGGAAATGTATCACATCGGCGGTTAA